The DNA window TACAGTGTTTTCGCATGTTGGTGACTTTGTCTACCGTAAATCGGCCTTAGGTGACGCTTATCAAGATGATATTCACGAATCTTTTATAACCAACAGTAGTTTAATGCCTCTACTTGCAAGCTATAATTACACAGTGCAGGATATACATCACAAAAATAAACACTTTACTGCTCTTGAACCAGAACTTCCAGAAATATCTGCCGATCGTTTAGAATATAACTTATCAGATGGTTTCTTTGCAGGTCTTATAACCAAACCAGAGATTAAAACACTGCTCGATGCAGTGAAATTTGATAATAACACGTGGTATTTTACTGATACAGTGCAAGCTAAAAAGTTTGCTTTGATTTCTTTGTATCTTACTGAGCATACGTGGGGATCGCCTACAGCATTACTAATTGATACTTGGGCAGCTGAAGCTATACGACGAGCTTTAGAGCTTGGTATTATAAATCGAGATGAATTTCATCATTCAACAGATGATGCTGTGTGGCAAAAGCTTACACAATCGCAAGATTCTATTATACAAAACTTACTGACTAAGTTGCGTAACTATAAAACAGAATTTGTTTTGAATGATAAAAAGTACGATGTAGTACTAAAAGCTAAGTTTAGAGGCGTTAATCCATGGGTAAAAACTACTAATGGTCTTACCCGTTTAACTGAACTTGATGCTGATTTTAAAAAGCAGTTTGATCAGCTACGAGATCTTATGGCCAAAGGCTGGCATATCAAATTTACTTAAGCTCAAAGCGTACTAGGCTAAGAACTTATTATTAAAGTTCCTAG is part of the Candidatus Dependentiae bacterium genome and encodes:
- a CDS encoding HD domain-containing protein, which encodes MTKKLLSLLFGGTAVLAVAFFWFSTPTLSFDTLYGPVTINEPVLVKLIQDPTMQRLKKIHQYGVDHYVIKQEEGHNRFEHSLGVWLLLARYKAPLKEQIAGLLHDVSHTVFSHVGDFVYRKSALGDAYQDDIHESFITNSSLMPLLASYNYTVQDIHHKNKHFTALEPELPEISADRLEYNLSDGFFAGLITKPEIKTLLDAVKFDNNTWYFTDTVQAKKFALISLYLTEHTWGSPTALLIDTWAAEAIRRALELGIINRDEFHHSTDDAVWQKLTQSQDSIIQNLLTKLRNYKTEFVLNDKKYDVVLKAKFRGVNPWVKTTNGLTRLTELDADFKKQFDQLRDLMAKGWHIKFT